The proteins below come from a single Candidatus Babeliales bacterium genomic window:
- a CDS encoding ABC transporter permease translates to MVHRSSLAQYCTLLIVGIMYLFLYIPIIVLMVFSFNSSVFPYVWKGATLEWYAELWRSSQVWDALYNSLLVACMTVVLSVVMGVSFVLYATRNFMMRAMVVFYGTLAAPEIVLAVGLLSFFSLCSIAPGFMTLVAAHTLLGLGYVVPIVYGRYSELNYALIEASFDLGATRSQTYWRIIIPLLKPSILAAGLLVFIISLNDFVISFFCSGSETQTLPMYIFSMIRSGTTPVVNVLSTVLMVVSGLLVLLFFSLQVKKTEILS, encoded by the coding sequence ATGGTACATCGATCGTCATTAGCACAATATTGTACATTATTGATTGTTGGGATTATGTATCTTTTTTTATATATACCCATTATCGTGTTGATGGTTTTTTCATTTAATAGCTCGGTGTTTCCTTATGTGTGGAAAGGGGCCACATTAGAATGGTATGCAGAATTATGGCGGTCATCGCAAGTGTGGGATGCATTGTATAATTCATTGTTGGTTGCCTGCATGACGGTTGTATTGAGTGTTGTTATGGGAGTATCATTTGTTTTATATGCGACCCGTAATTTTATGATGCGTGCTATGGTTGTTTTTTACGGTACGCTCGCAGCACCTGAAATTGTATTGGCAGTTGGGTTACTCAGTTTTTTTTCGTTATGTTCAATTGCTCCTGGTTTTATGACCCTTGTCGCAGCACATACTTTGCTTGGTTTAGGATATGTGGTACCAATTGTGTATGGCAGATATAGTGAGTTAAATTATGCATTGATTGAAGCTTCATTTGATTTAGGAGCAACTCGTTCTCAAACATATTGGCGCATTATTATTCCGCTCTTAAAGCCCTCGATTCTTGCTGCAGGATTACTTGTTTTTATTATTTCGCTTAATGATTTTGTCATATCCTTCTTTTGCTCAGGATCAGAAACTCAAACATTACCAATGTATATTTTTTCAATGATTCGATCAGGCACTACTCCCGTAGTGAATGTTCTTTCTACTGTGTTGATGGTGGTTAGTGGGTTATTAGTTTTATTATTCTTTTCGTTGCAAGTTAAAAAAACGGAAATATTGTCATGA
- the rpsU gene encoding 30S ribosomal protein S21: MYKKKAHVEVPVGMNVEKAIRQLKKKVEREGVVRDMKRTVYFESPTQKRRKRLVRAIKQNLMRISTQNLF; the protein is encoded by the coding sequence ATGTATAAGAAAAAAGCACACGTAGAAGTACCCGTTGGAATGAACGTTGAAAAAGCTATCAGACAACTTAAAAAGAAAGTTGAACGTGAAGGCGTAGTACGCGATATGAAGCGCACTGTATACTTCGAATCACCAACACAAAAACGCAGAAAACGTTTAGTGCGCGCGATCAAACAAAATTTAATGCGCATCTCTACACAAAATCTTTTCTAA
- a CDS encoding BamA/TamA family outer membrane protein: MRIFAIIFLMFQFSVIASARLMGCAAIELKVTAEQDGIGQRVATLFPEPFYLQNITYTSDVYFQEAEFRYLVDMRPGELVAARDIERAITHLFKKSKFEEVVLTCAPHGNGMSIHMTLIGFWTISKLKLHGMLLGKEGYRKYYALDIGERFDQTKHDHSIAKIKEAFLVQGYCNAIIESKIVRDDATKTMVVHLFLHKGVSFLVGDVTLQVEQGAPGDASDSSQLQAKLYKRFFKKMVRARYNKQLLNEQIRALKRYLFNKGFIHVIVDLHEKIGAHNKHIDLTFTVKLQKKKEFVFLGNRFFSSDQLLDHISLFGRSVWLLPAALLQQDILELYRKRGFWDAAIEVREEKERCFFIINEGMRVEVKSVLLQGIHHTDVVQLSKKYFSSFIKKKEYDMALLDACCNELVAWYVSQGFLEAKVSHISCVKKVHAHEIVVTLHEGERSYITSIDIPGYEYLEQNPFFVDLFQSDQGVPFSTDLLLAQRTWLLQYCHAQGYADIAITPEIKRDATQIHIVWNIKKTSEKEYFGKTVIVGSATFPFEYIMRELRYAEGDVLDRKQLKESMLRLKELEIFDSIQLYPQRTAVDDEPKTVILKIQKDDPFELRVRVGFAAQQMSKSLRNAGLTYRAGGSFLIKNPFNYADQLLFKADATRSQRATLLQYRRPWIFNIPIRTVFQLYSNRYEQPGLFGTVKNLYQVTQQGFLLGGVDRRQCLESSVNIGVEWVKTTVCQHECSSVCLTENLAHAIQFTPRLLNKNIPYFLIEPTLFIDCLDNRLDPRWGSSTLLSCKSMIPMDGKYMDSYFVRFLMEQSLVRSWRSLVVACRLRVGHIFHQELENIMPIERFYLGGANSIRSYETDRCPPLGLYVDDTGCPQFVPRGGKTMVNMNFELRFPIYKTLRGVVFQDLGGLSSSWFRDQERFLVAGTGFGLRYTTPIGPVRFDFAWKWRKSHPTELPYAWFVTLGHAF; encoded by the coding sequence TTGCGTATATTTGCGATTATTTTTTTGATGTTTCAGTTTAGTGTTATTGCCTCTGCTCGTTTAATGGGCTGCGCGGCTATTGAGCTTAAGGTTACAGCAGAGCAAGATGGTATAGGGCAAAGAGTAGCAACGCTTTTTCCAGAGCCATTTTATTTGCAAAATATTACCTACACATCAGATGTGTATTTTCAAGAAGCAGAGTTTCGGTATTTGGTGGATATGCGTCCGGGAGAGTTAGTTGCTGCGCGTGATATTGAGCGCGCTATTACGCATTTGTTTAAAAAAAGTAAATTCGAAGAAGTTGTGTTGACCTGCGCCCCCCACGGTAATGGTATGAGTATCCATATGACTCTTATTGGCTTCTGGACAATTTCTAAATTAAAATTGCATGGCATGTTATTGGGGAAAGAGGGATATAGAAAATATTATGCTCTTGATATAGGTGAGCGATTTGATCAAACAAAGCATGACCATTCTATTGCGAAAATTAAAGAGGCCTTTTTAGTGCAAGGATATTGCAATGCAATAATAGAAAGCAAAATTGTGCGGGATGATGCCACTAAAACGATGGTAGTGCATCTTTTTTTGCATAAAGGAGTATCGTTTTTGGTGGGAGACGTTACGTTGCAGGTGGAACAAGGAGCACCGGGTGATGCGTCCGATAGTAGTCAATTACAAGCGAAGTTATATAAACGATTTTTTAAAAAAATGGTACGAGCTCGGTATAACAAGCAACTATTGAATGAGCAGATACGTGCGCTCAAGCGGTATTTGTTTAATAAAGGTTTTATTCACGTCATAGTTGATCTGCATGAAAAGATTGGTGCACATAATAAACATATAGATTTAACGTTTACCGTGAAATTACAGAAGAAAAAAGAGTTTGTTTTTCTGGGTAATCGTTTTTTTTCTTCTGATCAGTTGCTCGATCATATATCTCTATTTGGGCGTTCTGTTTGGTTGCTTCCTGCCGCATTATTACAACAAGATATTCTGGAGCTGTATCGTAAGCGCGGGTTTTGGGACGCTGCAATTGAAGTACGAGAAGAGAAAGAGCGTTGCTTTTTCATTATCAATGAAGGGATGCGGGTAGAGGTAAAATCCGTCCTGTTGCAAGGAATACATCATACCGATGTAGTTCAGTTGAGTAAAAAATATTTTTCGTCGTTTATTAAAAAAAAAGAATATGACATGGCATTGTTAGATGCGTGTTGTAATGAGTTAGTTGCATGGTATGTATCACAGGGCTTTTTGGAGGCGAAGGTTTCTCATATTTCTTGTGTAAAAAAAGTACATGCGCATGAGATTGTAGTAACCCTTCATGAGGGAGAGCGTAGTTATATTACATCTATAGATATACCCGGATATGAATATTTAGAGCAAAATCCATTTTTTGTAGATCTATTTCAATCGGATCAGGGAGTGCCCTTTAGTACGGATTTATTGTTGGCGCAACGGACATGGCTTTTGCAGTATTGTCATGCGCAGGGATATGCAGATATTGCTATTACGCCAGAGATAAAACGGGATGCAACGCAAATTCATATTGTTTGGAATATTAAAAAAACATCTGAGAAAGAATACTTTGGCAAAACGGTTATCGTGGGCAGTGCAACATTTCCGTTTGAATACATCATGCGTGAGTTGCGATATGCAGAAGGAGATGTGCTAGATCGTAAACAACTGAAAGAATCGATGTTGCGGCTAAAGGAGCTAGAAATTTTTGATTCAATACAGTTATATCCACAGCGAACTGCTGTCGATGATGAGCCTAAAACCGTTATATTAAAAATTCAAAAAGATGATCCATTTGAGTTGCGAGTACGTGTTGGTTTTGCTGCGCAGCAGATGAGTAAATCATTGCGTAACGCGGGGTTGACGTATCGCGCCGGAGGTTCTTTTTTAATAAAAAATCCATTTAATTATGCCGATCAATTATTGTTTAAGGCGGATGCTACGCGTTCGCAACGAGCTACGTTATTGCAGTATCGTAGGCCGTGGATTTTTAATATACCAATTCGAACGGTATTTCAGTTATATAGTAATAGATATGAGCAGCCAGGTCTTTTTGGTACCGTGAAAAATTTGTATCAAGTGACGCAGCAAGGATTTTTATTGGGTGGCGTTGATAGGCGTCAGTGTTTGGAGTCGAGTGTTAATATAGGTGTTGAATGGGTAAAAACGACGGTTTGCCAGCATGAATGCTCTTCGGTTTGTTTAACTGAAAATTTGGCGCATGCAATTCAATTTACCCCTCGATTATTAAATAAAAATATTCCCTATTTTTTGATAGAACCTACGTTGTTTATAGATTGCTTAGATAATCGATTAGATCCAAGATGGGGAAGTAGCACATTGCTGTCATGTAAAAGTATGATTCCCATGGATGGAAAGTATATGGACAGTTATTTTGTACGATTTCTTATGGAGCAGTCGCTTGTTCGTTCATGGCGTTCTTTGGTAGTTGCATGTCGTTTGCGTGTTGGACATATCTTTCATCAAGAGCTTGAAAATATTATGCCGATTGAGCGGTTTTATTTGGGCGGTGCCAATTCAATACGATCGTATGAAACAGATCGGTGTCCTCCTTTGGGATTGTATGTTGATGACACGGGTTGCCCTCAATTTGTTCCGCGTGGTGGTAAAACCATGGTTAATATGAACTTTGAACTGCGGTTTCCCATTTATAAAACATTACGCGGTGTGGTGTTCCAGGATTTAGGAGGCCTGAGCAGTTCGTGGTTTAGAGACCAAGAGCGCTTTTTGGTAGCAGGAACCGGCTTTGGTTTGCGATATACAACGCCAATTGGGCCAGTACGTTTTGACTTTGCATGGAAGTGGAGAAAGTCTCATCCAACCGAGTTGCCGTATGCATGGTTTGTTACCTTAGGACATGCGTTTTAG
- a CDS encoding methyl-accepting chemotaxis protein, whose product MKDTIQNYAAQIFFVLLCLQIPFDVLACDDVAFADVDVYNMDITKADVTSCASKKNALTQANNLIKASGIPGILKEHFANDLCLAGSVDQIAQNVVRLLQDAGYISTTVVDTSRVVNLVAQNVSQIMQNLTTFAADMEATSGVGNNTASMATIMAGNLSQLLQDAGYISTTVIDVSVVVNLISQNLTNFIATMDVTSGVVVNISVYAQEIAQNVVCLLQDAGYISSTVTNISEVVGLVSYNLTNLTQDFTETSSVVAQTAVCVTETSENIVHILQDVGYLSSNVTDISEVIRCVSQALTALVDSTAVMSQTVVGTADCVQVVAQNVARVLRDLGCLSNSVTDMSAIVTVIGQSLAQVADNMVGTTEVVCTTSSNVILTAERVACVLRDLGYLSNDVTDMAQVVEAISQVVTGLVESMSETSGKVADTLEVVDCIQQDVTCLVQGQSDISQQLVCLSEDVTSVSTAVEDLSQSVTSLSQDVIQVSQEIADLSQDCACLSNDFIQTWTTLSSDFIQTWTTLSDDFLQTWTVIGDVDDSSVELDAFCTVEDIDKADMSVVAWCKTIVRALWRLHSRECV is encoded by the coding sequence ATGAAGGATACCATACAAAATTATGCTGCGCAGATTTTTTTTGTATTGCTATGTTTGCAAATACCATTTGATGTATTAGCTTGTGATGATGTGGCGTTCGCAGATGTCGACGTTTATAATATGGATATTACAAAGGCAGATGTGACCTCTTGTGCATCAAAAAAAAATGCTTTAACGCAAGCAAATAATCTTATAAAAGCGTCGGGGATTCCCGGTATTTTAAAAGAACATTTTGCTAATGATTTGTGTTTAGCTGGTAGCGTCGATCAAATAGCGCAAAATGTAGTGCGGCTATTGCAAGATGCAGGATATATTTCAACGACGGTGGTTGATACATCACGAGTAGTGAATCTTGTCGCGCAAAATGTAAGCCAGATTATGCAAAATTTGACAACATTTGCAGCAGATATGGAAGCTACTTCGGGAGTAGGTAATAATACGGCAAGTATGGCAACAATCATGGCAGGAAACCTGTCACAGCTGTTGCAAGATGCAGGCTATATTTCAACTACGGTAATTGATGTATCGGTAGTGGTTAATTTGATTTCACAAAATTTGACTAATTTTATAGCTACCATGGATGTTACTTCTGGGGTGGTTGTAAATATTTCAGTATATGCGCAAGAGATAGCGCAAAATGTGGTGTGCTTGCTACAGGATGCAGGATATATCTCAAGTACGGTAACGAATATTTCAGAAGTTGTAGGATTAGTTTCATATAACTTAACAAATCTAACGCAAGATTTTACAGAAACGTCATCTGTGGTTGCACAGACCGCAGTCTGTGTGACGGAGACATCCGAAAATATTGTACATATCTTACAAGATGTTGGGTATCTTTCAAGTAATGTAACAGATATTTCAGAGGTTATAAGATGTGTTTCGCAGGCTTTGACAGCTCTTGTAGATAGTACGGCAGTAATGTCACAGACCGTTGTCGGCACTGCTGATTGTGTCCAGGTTGTTGCACAAAATGTGGCACGAGTGCTTAGAGATCTTGGATGTTTATCAAATAGTGTGACGGATATGTCAGCGATTGTAACAGTTATTGGACAATCTTTAGCGCAAGTTGCAGATAATATGGTAGGAACAACAGAGGTTGTTTGTACAACAAGTAGTAATGTGATACTAACGGCAGAACGAGTAGCATGTGTACTCAGAGATCTTGGTTATTTATCAAATGATGTAACGGATATGGCGCAAGTTGTTGAAGCTATTTCGCAGGTAGTAACAGGTCTTGTAGAAAGCATGTCAGAAACATCAGGTAAAGTTGCAGATACATTAGAGGTTGTTGATTGCATTCAGCAGGATGTTACCTGTCTTGTGCAGGGGCAGAGTGATATTTCACAGCAGTTGGTTTGCTTGTCTGAAGATGTGACAAGTGTATCAACAGCAGTGGAAGATCTTTCGCAAAGTGTGACCAGCCTTTCTCAAGATGTGATACAAGTTTCTCAAGAGATAGCAGATCTTTCGCAAGATTGTGCATGCTTATCAAATGATTTTATTCAGACCTGGACGACGCTATCCAGTGATTTTATTCAGACATGGACGACATTGTCTGATGATTTTTTACAAACATGGACGGTAATTGGTGATGTGGATGATTCTTCGGTAGAATTGGATGCATTTTGCACTGTAGAAGATATAGATAAAGCGGATATGAGTGTTGTTGCATGGTGCAAAACAATTGTACGGGCGTTATGGAGATTGCATAGCCGGGAATGTGTGTAA
- a CDS encoding spermidine/putrescine ABC transporter substrate-binding protein, with amino-acid sequence MKRLYGVVYIRTLIVLFWALVLFLFLMLPAFSRFFYEKKSISILIWPMILDTTVLRQFEAETGIKVYVNYYESNPELYSKLTSIKEHGYDLISPTDYMVELLIQEKIVQKIDVSKLSFIDDIRPEFRNLYFDPRNEYSIPYYVGVFGLGINKQVINRDLEGLDWDFVFDTKQISYPICMPDDPRQVAMLASKYIFGTIDALRSPEAIQQVRDLLIEQKKFVQVYSEARADELLASGSCPVVVGISSDVWKVMREDENITFVVPKSGTFASLELLTIPQSTKKTDLVYQLLNFLYRAEVLKHNSIRYGFCPPLVTVPVESKNVLCITSEQMSSMSFFKNVLSNDEIQDLWISVLSY; translated from the coding sequence ATGAAAAGATTGTATGGAGTTGTATATATTCGTACGTTGATTGTATTGTTTTGGGCATTGGTTCTTTTTTTATTTTTGATGTTGCCAGCTTTTTCACGTTTTTTTTATGAAAAAAAAAGTATAAGTATTTTGATTTGGCCTATGATTCTTGATACTACGGTATTGCGACAATTTGAAGCAGAAACTGGTATTAAGGTGTATGTGAATTATTATGAAAGTAATCCTGAATTGTATAGTAAGTTAACGAGCATTAAAGAGCATGGGTATGATTTAATCTCCCCGACAGATTATATGGTAGAGCTGTTAATTCAAGAAAAAATTGTACAAAAAATAGATGTATCAAAACTATCATTTATAGATGATATACGACCGGAATTCCGTAATTTATATTTTGACCCACGCAATGAATACTCTATTCCTTATTATGTTGGAGTTTTCGGATTAGGCATTAATAAACAGGTTATAAATCGTGATTTAGAGGGATTAGATTGGGATTTTGTTTTTGATACAAAACAAATTTCATATCCAATTTGTATGCCAGATGATCCGCGGCAAGTAGCTATGTTAGCGTCAAAATATATATTTGGCACTATAGATGCATTACGTAGTCCAGAAGCGATACAGCAAGTCCGTGATTTATTGATCGAACAGAAAAAATTTGTACAAGTATATTCAGAGGCTCGAGCAGATGAGTTGCTTGCATCAGGAAGTTGCCCAGTGGTAGTAGGTATAAGTTCTGATGTGTGGAAAGTGATGCGTGAAGATGAAAATATCACATTTGTTGTACCAAAGAGTGGCACCTTTGCATCATTAGAATTACTTACCATACCGCAATCAACAAAAAAAACAGATTTAGTCTATCAGTTATTAAACTTTTTATATCGCGCTGAAGTTCTGAAGCATAATAGTATCCGATATGGTTTTTGTCCTCCTTTGGTAACTGTTCCAGTTGAATCAAAAAATGTTTTATGTATCACTAGTGAACAGATGAGTAGCATGAGTTTTTTTAAAAATGTACTGTCAAATGATGAAATACAGGATTTATGGATATCTGTTTTATCATACTGA
- a CDS encoding acylphosphatase — translation MNKCLKITFSGDIAPEDLRTFIQKHAHDLSLEGTVQLAQENQYRIFVCGAKDAVDTFVDILHKGSAKIMLEDIEIEPFVRTKDYRGVFRVIE, via the coding sequence ATGAATAAATGTCTTAAGATTACATTTTCAGGTGATATTGCGCCGGAAGATTTGCGTACTTTTATACAAAAGCATGCGCATGATCTGTCATTAGAAGGTACTGTTCAGTTGGCGCAAGAGAATCAATATAGGATTTTTGTTTGTGGCGCCAAAGACGCCGTGGATACATTTGTGGATATTTTGCATAAAGGATCTGCAAAAATAATGTTGGAAGATATAGAGATAGAGCCATTTGTGCGGACAAAAGATTATCGTGGTGTTTTTCGAGTGATTGAATAA
- the gltX gene encoding glutamate--tRNA ligase encodes MSKPTIRTRFAPSPTGLMHLGNVRAALMNYLFAQQTDGSFIVRIEDTDQTRNFDPGAKQILTDLAWLQLSFDEGPGKPAAHKDYGSYFQSERTALYNEKLQFLQKNESIYRCFCTQEELEKKRLRQIALKQPPRYDRACLKLSPSEIAAKVAAQTPFIWRMKLNQQQSVTITDLGHGPTTFDFNNFSDFPLTRQDGSVTFMFANCVDDIAMEITHIFRGNDHLSNTAGQVALYMAFEIPLPVYWHLPMICNIEGKKLSKRDFGFSLNDLRNSGFLPEAICNYLAIIGGGSFINEIMTQKELIQSVHFDTIHSSSFIRYDVEKLRWINHKWIAQYPHEELTALARPFLEKQFPAIANMDDATLTPLIQTIKTDIHTLDEIDNEIAFYFTPPTVTHADLEAIIPNEHLTKILALLKQNIEPMTDITLCLNNLKAAAKEQQLPMKLLFSALRLILTGKPNGIGIQELIQMLGIKETKKRFNLLTSNG; translated from the coding sequence ATGAGTAAACCAACCATTCGTACACGATTTGCCCCATCCCCAACCGGACTTATGCATTTAGGGAATGTCCGAGCTGCCCTTATGAACTATCTTTTTGCTCAACAAACAGATGGCTCATTCATTGTACGCATTGAAGATACAGACCAGACACGAAATTTCGATCCAGGAGCAAAACAGATTCTAACCGACCTTGCATGGCTACAGCTATCATTTGATGAAGGCCCGGGGAAACCTGCTGCTCATAAAGATTATGGTTCTTACTTTCAATCGGAACGAACAGCGCTCTATAACGAAAAATTACAGTTCCTGCAAAAAAATGAATCTATTTACCGCTGCTTTTGCACCCAAGAAGAACTAGAAAAAAAACGATTGCGACAAATCGCACTCAAACAACCACCTCGTTATGATCGCGCCTGCTTAAAACTATCTCCTTCTGAAATAGCTGCAAAGGTTGCTGCACAAACTCCATTTATTTGGCGCATGAAGTTAAATCAACAACAATCCGTTACTATTACCGATCTTGGACATGGCCCAACAACATTTGATTTTAATAACTTTTCCGATTTCCCTTTGACGCGCCAAGATGGAAGCGTCACATTTATGTTTGCTAACTGCGTTGACGATATCGCTATGGAAATCACACACATCTTTCGCGGTAACGATCATTTGAGCAATACTGCAGGACAAGTGGCTCTGTATATGGCATTTGAAATTCCGCTCCCGGTATACTGGCATTTACCGATGATATGCAATATCGAAGGAAAAAAACTCTCTAAACGAGATTTTGGATTTTCACTTAATGATCTGCGTAATTCCGGATTTCTTCCAGAAGCAATTTGCAACTACCTGGCAATTATCGGTGGTGGATCATTTATCAACGAAATTATGACGCAAAAAGAACTGATACAATCTGTTCATTTTGATACCATCCACAGCTCAAGTTTTATACGATATGATGTAGAAAAGCTACGTTGGATAAATCACAAGTGGATTGCCCAATATCCTCATGAAGAGCTTACCGCCCTTGCCCGCCCCTTTTTAGAAAAACAGTTTCCAGCTATTGCAAACATGGATGATGCTACATTAACTCCACTCATTCAAACCATTAAAACTGATATTCATACGCTCGATGAAATTGATAACGAAATCGCCTTTTATTTTACCCCTCCAACCGTTACTCATGCAGATCTAGAGGCAATAATACCAAACGAACATCTGACAAAAATTCTTGCTTTGCTCAAACAGAATATAGAACCAATGACCGATATTACTCTTTGCTTAAACAATCTAAAAGCTGCTGCAAAAGAACAACAACTCCCCATGAAACTACTGTTTTCTGCGCTGCGGCTCATTTTAACCGGTAAACCAAACGGTATTGGGATTCAAGAATTAATACAAATGCTTGGAATAAAAGAGACAAAAAAACGCTTTAACCTGTTAACGAGTAACGGATGA
- a CDS encoding ABC transporter ATP-binding protein: MRSIKIDRVSKFFNGEPILKELSLTIPSGKFFAILGPSGSGKTTLLRLIAGLETADSGRLFIGNQDITDVPINERRVNTVFQNYALFPHMNVFDNVAYALTIKNVPKDIVERRVVKILKTVHLERYIYKSIQQLSGGQQQRVALARAIINEPDVLLLDEPLAALDLKLREQMLIELIELQDTLKTTFVYVTHDQFEALTVADYMAIMNKNGEIEQVGTPKEIYEFPTSTFVAQFVGGANILYGTVRLSSGEAAIHIPELGSLPISLDRNSNMAHEGASVAMSIRSEKIDISKTPLTGFSNHLQGTVESIVYHGRSTQYNVRLSPQHLVQVFEQNEEHFVTETIDYDDRVHLYWQKENVVMLEK, encoded by the coding sequence ATGAGAAGCATTAAAATCGATCGAGTCAGTAAATTTTTTAATGGTGAACCGATTCTAAAAGAGTTGAGTCTCACTATTCCGAGTGGTAAGTTTTTTGCTATTCTTGGCCCCAGCGGCAGTGGCAAAACAACATTGTTACGACTTATTGCGGGTCTTGAGACGGCAGATTCAGGGCGGCTGTTTATCGGTAATCAAGATATTACTGATGTGCCGATCAATGAACGCAGAGTGAATACGGTGTTTCAAAATTATGCACTGTTTCCGCATATGAATGTGTTTGATAATGTTGCATATGCGCTTACGATAAAAAATGTGCCAAAGGATATTGTTGAGCGTCGTGTGGTGAAAATTTTGAAAACGGTACATTTAGAGCGGTATATTTATAAATCTATCCAACAGCTTTCTGGTGGGCAACAGCAACGAGTTGCTCTTGCTCGTGCAATCATTAATGAGCCGGATGTATTATTGTTAGACGAGCCATTAGCTGCGCTTGATTTAAAATTGCGTGAACAGATGTTGATAGAATTAATCGAGCTGCAAGATACGTTAAAAACAACGTTTGTGTATGTTACGCATGACCAATTTGAGGCGTTAACCGTTGCAGATTACATGGCGATTATGAACAAAAATGGTGAGATTGAACAGGTTGGTACTCCAAAAGAGATTTATGAATTTCCAACATCCACGTTTGTAGCGCAATTTGTTGGTGGTGCCAATATTTTATACGGCACAGTGAGATTGAGCTCTGGTGAGGCGGCTATACATATTCCTGAACTTGGTAGTTTGCCGATTTCATTAGATAGGAATAGTAATATGGCACATGAAGGTGCTTCGGTTGCGATGAGTATTCGTTCTGAAAAAATTGATATTAGTAAGACACCATTGACTGGGTTTTCTAATCATTTGCAAGGTACAGTTGAATCAATTGTATATCATGGCCGTTCGACGCAATATAACGTGCGTCTTTCACCGCAACATTTGGTGCAAGTGTTTGAGCAAAATGAAGAACATTTTGTTACCGAAACTATTGACTATGATGATCGAGTTCATTTGTATTGGCAAAAAGAAAATGTAGTGATGCTTGAAAAATAA
- a CDS encoding ABC transporter permease, with product MKMRELFNQEFAFFMSVPALLWQVVFFYIPLAIILFSGFVKQDAHTFFSSLTLEHFSSFFDPIYSAIIARSFLLALVNASLSVLLAYPVAYYVAGAADRVKNILLFLLILPFWTNFLVQVYAWFFVLEKHGLINSVLMKIGLISQPLMLLNNTFGIYIVMLYCYFPFAVMPIYSVLEKLDKRMLEASYDLGATSWQTFHRVILPLSFSGVSISFFLVFIASFGEFVIPSLLGGGKQMYIGTLITHYFLVSRNYHLGSAFTLLTVLVLLVGAALLYSFIGRIIKRSGGA from the coding sequence ATGAAAATGCGTGAACTATTTAATCAAGAATTTGCTTTTTTTATGTCGGTTCCCGCATTGCTGTGGCAGGTTGTCTTTTTTTACATACCTTTGGCGATTATTCTTTTTTCTGGGTTCGTAAAACAAGATGCGCATACGTTTTTTAGTAGTCTTACTCTGGAACATTTTAGTTCTTTTTTTGATCCTATTTATAGCGCAATTATTGCTCGATCCTTTCTTTTGGCATTAGTGAATGCATCATTATCTGTTTTGCTTGCTTATCCAGTTGCATATTATGTGGCCGGTGCAGCAGATCGTGTAAAAAATATTTTATTGTTTTTGTTGATACTTCCTTTTTGGACTAATTTTTTAGTACAGGTATATGCATGGTTTTTTGTTTTGGAGAAGCATGGACTGATCAATTCGGTACTTATGAAAATCGGTCTTATTTCACAACCGTTAATGCTACTTAATAATACGTTTGGCATATATATTGTTATGTTGTATTGCTACTTTCCCTTTGCGGTCATGCCAATATATTCAGTTTTGGAAAAGTTAGATAAACGGATGCTTGAAGCATCATATGATCTTGGTGCTACCTCATGGCAAACATTTCATCGTGTGATTTTACCGCTCTCATTTTCGGGAGTGAGTATTAGTTTTTTCTTAGTATTTATAGCCTCATTTGGTGAATTTGTTATTCCATCATTATTGGGTGGTGGTAAGCAGATGTACATTGGTACATTAATAACCCATTATTTTTTGGTTTCTCGTAATTATCATCTTGGGTCTGCATTTACCTTATTAACGGTATTAGTTTTGTTAGTAGGGGCAGCGTTACTTTATAGTTTTATTGGGCGTATCATAAAGAGATCAGGAGGCGCATAG